One Gemmatimonas sp. UBA7669 genomic window carries:
- a CDS encoding bifunctional nuclease family protein has protein sequence MVEVLVARLGLDSATNSYVVILRERGGRRQLPIWIGRPEAESIVLELNQVKRERPLTHDLCKTLITGLGGVLRRVSITHVQQNTYFAVMQVESPHGLVEIDARPSDSIAIALRMAAPIFVQEDLLHDFDDDEDQDSPTLSPPAGDGHALSPEQLKAHLEHLRPEDFGKFKP, from the coding sequence ATGGTGGAAGTCCTCGTGGCCCGGTTGGGGCTCGACAGCGCCACGAATTCTTACGTCGTCATCCTCCGCGAACGCGGTGGACGCCGGCAGCTTCCCATCTGGATTGGTCGGCCCGAAGCCGAGTCCATCGTGCTCGAGCTCAATCAGGTCAAGCGCGAGCGCCCGCTCACGCACGACCTCTGCAAGACGCTCATCACGGGCCTGGGCGGCGTGCTGCGCCGCGTGTCCATCACGCACGTGCAGCAGAACACCTACTTCGCCGTCATGCAGGTGGAGAGTCCGCACGGACTGGTCGAAATCGACGCCCGTCCGTCGGACAGCATTGCCATCGCGCTGCGCATGGCTGCGCCCATCTTTGTGCAGGAAGATCTGCTGCACGACTTCGACGATGACGAGGATCAGGACTCGCCCACGTTGTCGCCGCCCGCCGGTGATGGCCACGCGCTCTCGCCCGAGCAGCTCAAGGCCCATCTCGAGCACCTGCGTCCCGAAGACTTCGGCAAGTTCAAGCCGTGA
- the metK gene encoding methionine adenosyltransferase produces the protein MSRTLYPEHCVAERHLFTSESVTEGHPDKIADQISDAVLDAILTEDAAARVACETLVTTGLAVIAGEITTSAYVHLPDIVRQTIDGIGYNNAEFGFDSKTCAVMSTIDAQSPDIAQGVDTGGAGDQGMMFGYATDETPELMPLPIQLAHALTQQLAAVRKDGTHPWLRPDGKAQVTVVYEDNRPVAVDTVVISTQHDEKVSNTKLRRAVLDDVIHAVIPEEFIGRRIKTHINPTGRFVIGGPQGDAGLTGRKIIVDTYGGMGRHGGGAFSGKDPSKVDRSACYAARWVAKNIVAAKLARRCEVQVAYAIGVAEPVSVYVQTFGTGAVPDRVIEAAVNEVFDLTPRGISKALDLRKPIYQATAAYGHFGRKSETIGRGRAARTTFTWERTDRVAALKKAIR, from the coding sequence TTGTCCCGTACCCTTTATCCCGAGCACTGCGTGGCTGAACGGCACCTGTTTACGTCGGAGTCCGTCACCGAAGGACACCCGGACAAGATCGCGGATCAGATCTCCGACGCGGTCCTTGATGCCATCCTCACCGAGGATGCGGCGGCCCGCGTGGCCTGCGAAACGCTGGTCACCACCGGCCTCGCCGTCATCGCCGGCGAAATCACCACCTCGGCCTACGTGCACCTGCCCGACATCGTGCGGCAGACCATTGACGGCATCGGGTACAACAACGCGGAATTCGGCTTCGATTCCAAGACCTGCGCCGTCATGAGCACCATCGACGCGCAGTCGCCCGACATCGCGCAGGGCGTGGACACCGGCGGCGCCGGCGACCAGGGCATGATGTTCGGCTACGCCACCGACGAAACGCCCGAGCTCATGCCGCTGCCCATTCAGCTGGCCCATGCGCTCACGCAGCAGCTGGCGGCCGTGCGCAAGGATGGCACGCACCCCTGGCTGCGCCCCGACGGCAAGGCCCAGGTCACGGTAGTCTATGAGGACAACCGTCCGGTGGCCGTGGACACGGTCGTCATCTCCACGCAGCACGACGAAAAGGTGTCCAACACCAAGCTGCGTCGTGCCGTGCTCGATGACGTCATTCACGCCGTCATTCCCGAAGAGTTCATCGGCCGTCGCATCAAGACGCACATCAACCCCACGGGCCGCTTCGTGATTGGTGGCCCGCAGGGCGACGCCGGTCTCACCGGCCGCAAGATCATCGTCGACACCTATGGCGGCATGGGCCGTCACGGCGGCGGCGCCTTCAGCGGCAAGGATCCCAGCAAGGTCGATCGCTCGGCCTGCTATGCTGCGCGCTGGGTGGCCAAGAACATCGTCGCCGCCAAGCTCGCGCGCCGCTGCGAAGTGCAGGTGGCCTATGCCATTGGCGTGGCCGAGCCCGTGTCGGTGTACGTGCAGACCTTCGGCACTGGCGCCGTGCCCGATCGGGTGATTGAGGCCGCCGTCAACGAAGTGTTCGACCTCACGCCGCGTGGCATCAGCAAGGCGCTCGACCTGCGCAAGCCCATCTATCAGGCCACGGCCGCCTACGGCCACTTCGGTCGCAAGTCGGAAACCATTGGACGGGGGCGCGCAGCACGCACCACGTTCACCTGGGAGCGCACCGATCGGGTCGCCGCGCTCAAGAAGGCCATTCGCTGA
- the ptsP gene encoding phosphoenolpyruvate--protein phosphotransferase: protein MLRGIPASPGIVVGPVHLLRWEVPEVRHRLVDDADIDAEIARYQQALDKARARLRLLRARTETQAGATEAAIFDVQLSMLDDGELTNHTVALVRQNLGAEKAFDIVMSEWRQHFARSSSPMLREKVGDLTDVHIRVLSLLLELPDHDPVDVPPGSNTILVTHDLTPSLTMQLDRNCIAGIATEAGTATAHVAILARSLGLPAVVGLRSALSALRGGEVAILDGADGTLLIAPTDDEVAEARQRVADEAGRADVLRELAHSEAITRDAHRVVVRANVDIPEEAVLAADSGARGVGLMRTEFLVVGRATMPDEEEQYAAYTRVVKAFAGEAVIIRTFDVGGDKLPVGGYPHEANPFLGWRAIRMCLDESELFKVQLRALMRAAVHGDLRIMLPLVVTVDEVRETRQLMSECVEELAERRVPFRADVPLGVMVETPAAAVSCDTLVRDVDFFSIGSNDLVQYTLAVDRGNANLAPRFTPFHPAVLRLMQQVQRTGAAHGLDVCVCGEMASQPLAVFALLGLGIRQLSVAPRAVADVKRVIRGVRAEAAADAVQAALATSTAREAETLLRRRMRAELDR, encoded by the coding sequence ATGCTCCGCGGCATTCCCGCTTCGCCGGGAATCGTGGTGGGACCCGTGCATCTCCTGCGATGGGAGGTGCCCGAGGTCAGGCATCGTCTGGTCGACGATGCCGACATCGACGCGGAGATTGCGCGCTATCAGCAGGCGCTCGACAAGGCGCGAGCGCGTCTGCGCCTGCTGCGGGCCCGAACTGAAACCCAGGCCGGCGCCACCGAGGCCGCCATTTTTGATGTGCAGCTCTCCATGCTCGACGACGGAGAGCTCACCAATCACACCGTGGCCCTCGTGCGCCAGAATCTCGGCGCCGAAAAGGCCTTCGACATCGTCATGAGTGAGTGGCGTCAGCACTTCGCGCGCTCCAGCTCACCCATGCTGCGTGAAAAAGTCGGCGATCTCACCGACGTGCACATTCGGGTGCTCTCGCTGCTGCTCGAACTGCCCGACCACGATCCCGTCGACGTGCCGCCGGGCAGCAACACCATTCTCGTCACGCACGACCTCACGCCCTCGCTCACGATGCAGCTCGACCGCAACTGCATCGCCGGCATCGCCACCGAGGCGGGAACGGCCACGGCCCATGTCGCCATTCTCGCGCGCTCGCTGGGCCTGCCGGCCGTCGTGGGTCTGCGCTCGGCGCTGTCCGCGCTGCGCGGCGGCGAGGTGGCCATTCTCGACGGCGCCGACGGCACGCTGCTCATTGCGCCCACCGACGACGAAGTGGCCGAAGCACGGCAGCGTGTGGCCGACGAAGCCGGTCGGGCCGATGTGCTGCGTGAGCTCGCCCACAGCGAGGCCATCACGCGTGACGCACATCGCGTCGTGGTCCGCGCCAACGTCGACATCCCCGAAGAGGCCGTGCTGGCCGCGGACAGTGGCGCGCGCGGTGTGGGACTCATGCGCACCGAGTTTCTCGTCGTGGGCCGCGCCACCATGCCGGATGAGGAAGAGCAGTACGCGGCCTACACACGCGTGGTGAAAGCCTTCGCCGGCGAGGCCGTCATCATTCGCACCTTCGACGTGGGCGGCGACAAGCTGCCGGTGGGTGGCTATCCGCACGAGGCCAATCCCTTCCTCGGCTGGCGCGCCATCCGCATGTGCCTGGACGAAAGCGAGTTGTTCAAGGTGCAGCTGCGCGCCCTCATGCGTGCGGCGGTGCATGGCGACCTGCGCATCATGCTGCCGCTGGTCGTCACCGTGGACGAGGTGCGCGAGACCCGGCAGCTCATGAGTGAGTGCGTGGAAGAGCTGGCCGAGCGCCGCGTGCCCTTCCGCGCTGATGTGCCGCTGGGGGTGATGGTGGAAACACCGGCTGCGGCCGTGTCCTGCGACACGCTGGTGCGTGACGTGGACTTCTTCAGCATTGGCTCCAACGATCTGGTGCAGTACACCCTGGCCGTGGACCGTGGCAACGCCAATCTCGCGCCGCGTTTCACGCCCTTTCATCCGGCCGTGCTGCGTCTCATGCAGCAGGTGCAGCGCACCGGCGCCGCGCACGGCCTCGATGTCTGCGTCTGCGGCGAAATGGCCTCGCAGCCGCTGGCCGTGTTTGCCCTGCTGGGCCTGGGTATTCGTCAGCTCAGTGTGGCGCCACGCGCCGTGGCCGACGTCAAGCGGGTCATTCGCGGCGTACGCGCTGAAGCCGCGGCGGACGCCGTGCAGGCGGCGCTGGCCACCAGTACCGCGCGTGAGGCTGAGACCCTGTTGCGCCGCAGGATGAGGGCGGAGCTGGATCGCTAG
- a CDS encoding HPr family phosphocarrier protein: MAERSVQIVNKHGLHARPAAEMVKAASRFKADITISRDDLEVNGKSIMGVMMLAAEYGAIITLKASGPDADDALQALEALVASRFGES, translated from the coding sequence ATGGCTGAACGCTCCGTCCAAATCGTGAACAAACACGGCCTGCATGCCAGGCCAGCCGCTGAGATGGTCAAGGCGGCGTCGCGCTTCAAGGCCGACATCACCATCTCGCGCGACGACCTCGAGGTGAACGGCAAGTCCATCATGGGCGTCATGATGCTGGCCGCCGAGTACGGCGCCATCATCACGCTCAAGGCCTCGGGACCGGATGCCGACGATGCGCTCCAGGCGCTCGAGGCCCTCGTCGCATCGCGCTTCGGGGAGAGCTAG
- a CDS encoding PTS system mannose/fructose/sorbose family transporter subunit IID yields MPSGTPGGTPPASSPAVLTSQLVNTPALPAALRATMLLRCLAIQGSWNYEILVGNGMGFCVEPALRRLPGGIDGPAYKAALARQSVYFNAHPYLAGLAVGALARAELDQVPPERIERFRTALCGPLGSVGDRLVWAAWLPACSLVAILVFGLGAPPLGVLLAFLILYNIGHLGLRDWALRAGWHHGLRVAQAMGHPVLQHGPRYIGRVSAVLGGLALPLAVHRAIGGEPPLTPVPLAVAVATPVFALVLVRLHGRAEGWRVVLLVLAAFVLYSVVR; encoded by the coding sequence ATGCCTTCGGGTACCCCGGGTGGGACGCCGCCGGCGAGCAGCCCCGCCGTGCTCACCAGCCAACTGGTCAACACGCCCGCGCTGCCCGCCGCGCTGCGCGCCACCATGCTGCTGCGCTGCCTCGCCATCCAGGGCTCGTGGAACTACGAAATCCTCGTCGGCAATGGCATGGGCTTCTGCGTGGAGCCTGCGCTCAGGCGGCTGCCTGGCGGCATCGATGGCCCGGCCTACAAGGCCGCCCTGGCGCGCCAGTCGGTGTACTTCAATGCCCATCCCTATCTCGCGGGTCTGGCGGTCGGCGCGCTCGCGCGTGCCGAACTCGACCAGGTTCCGCCGGAGCGCATCGAGCGATTCCGCACGGCCCTGTGCGGGCCGCTGGGCTCCGTGGGCGACCGCCTCGTCTGGGCGGCCTGGTTGCCGGCCTGCTCGCTCGTGGCCATCCTGGTCTTCGGGCTGGGCGCGCCGCCGCTTGGAGTGCTGCTGGCTTTCCTGATACTCTACAACATCGGACATCTCGGCCTGCGCGATTGGGCACTGCGGGCGGGATGGCACCACGGGCTGCGCGTTGCGCAGGCAATGGGGCATCCGGTGCTGCAGCATGGTCCGCGCTACATTGGCCGCGTGTCGGCCGTGTTGGGTGGGCTCGCGCTGCCACTCGCGGTGCATCGGGCCATCGGCGGCGAGCCGCCGTTGACCCCGGTGCCGCTCGCCGTGGCGGTGGCTACACCGGTGTTCGCGCTGGTGCTGGTGCGTTTGCATGGGCGCGCGGAAGGATGGCGCGTCGTGTTGCTGGTGCTTGCGGCCTTTGTCCTTTACTCGGTGGTCCGTTGA
- a CDS encoding PTS sugar transporter subunit IIC: MPVDLATLFASMIPVALLAGLVGLDVVSFPQAMLSRPIVGATLGGALAGSPEAGLVCGTALECLALESLPVGASRYPEWGSSSVVAGTVATVGTTEGGLPATGAFAVAVVVGVLFAWVGGWTMVKHRQLIARFARPRLDQLAAGSRNTVVGLQVFGMTADLARGALLGATAFLIGVPVAEAVHANWSLPENVSRAVVITCVAGVAAAAVWKDFHAISGTRRLFLAALAVGTALVVWGA; the protein is encoded by the coding sequence ATGCCTGTCGATCTCGCCACACTGTTCGCCTCCATGATTCCCGTGGCGCTGCTCGCCGGCCTCGTTGGGCTGGACGTGGTGAGTTTTCCGCAGGCCATGCTCTCGCGGCCCATCGTTGGCGCTACGCTGGGTGGTGCGCTGGCGGGATCGCCCGAAGCCGGATTGGTGTGCGGCACCGCGCTTGAGTGTCTCGCCCTCGAGTCGCTGCCGGTGGGAGCGTCGCGTTACCCGGAGTGGGGCAGCAGCTCCGTCGTGGCCGGAACCGTGGCTACCGTGGGCACGACTGAGGGCGGTCTGCCGGCAACCGGCGCCTTTGCCGTGGCCGTCGTGGTGGGCGTGCTCTTCGCGTGGGTTGGTGGCTGGACCATGGTCAAGCATCGCCAGCTCATCGCGCGCTTTGCACGCCCGCGGCTCGATCAGCTCGCGGCCGGCTCTCGCAACACCGTGGTGGGTCTGCAGGTGTTTGGCATGACGGCCGACCTCGCACGCGGCGCGCTGCTCGGTGCTACGGCCTTCCTGATTGGTGTTCCGGTGGCGGAGGCGGTGCACGCCAACTGGTCGCTGCCCGAGAACGTGTCACGCGCGGTGGTCATTACCTGTGTGGCCGGCGTGGCTGCGGCGGCGGTGTGGAAGGATTTCCACGCTATCAGTGGTACGCGTCGACTCTTTCTGGCGGCCCTCGCCGTGGGCACGGCCCTGGTGGTGTGGGGTGCCTGA
- a CDS encoding PTS system mannose/fructose/N-acetylgalactosamine-transporter subunit IIB, whose amino-acid sequence MSIALFRIDDRLIHGQVVVGWGQPLELRFIVLVDDEVAGSEWEQELYRMGVPPEMTVHFVTVAEAAAQLPAYAQQAQPGIVLVGDIGTMQRLVVAAPGLVPTVNVGGVHHAPGRLGKLRYVFLTPAEEQGLRDIAAHGVVVTAQDVPSARAVPLDEFLAASGAD is encoded by the coding sequence TTGAGTATCGCCCTGTTTCGCATCGACGACCGTCTCATTCACGGTCAGGTCGTGGTGGGTTGGGGACAGCCACTCGAGCTGCGCTTCATCGTGCTCGTAGACGACGAAGTGGCGGGCAGCGAGTGGGAGCAGGAGCTCTATCGCATGGGCGTGCCGCCGGAAATGACCGTGCACTTTGTCACGGTGGCCGAAGCCGCCGCGCAGCTGCCGGCCTACGCGCAGCAGGCGCAGCCCGGCATTGTGCTCGTGGGTGACATCGGCACCATGCAGCGCCTGGTGGTGGCCGCGCCCGGTCTCGTGCCCACCGTCAACGTGGGCGGTGTGCACCACGCCCCCGGTCGTCTCGGCAAGTTGCGCTACGTGTTCCTTACGCCCGCCGAAGAGCAGGGGCTGCGCGACATTGCGGCGCATGGGGTGGTGGTCACGGCGCAGGACGTGCCGTCGGCACGCGCCGTGCCGCTCGATGAGTTTCTCGCCGCGTCCGGCGCGGACTGA
- a CDS encoding PTS sugar transporter subunit IIA, whose translation MSEQTAMPVRAVVAGHGQFAVGIISAVEQITGRGAVFVPVSNAGLCLDDIQGAIARALDDTGAQVIFTDLPAGSCTMAVRRLVRERPGTVLVTGINLSLLLDFAMQDLPTDGDAQTALHMAVQTAVERGRASLAVYGLEVRT comes from the coding sequence ATGAGTGAGCAGACCGCCATGCCGGTGCGGGCCGTCGTGGCCGGCCACGGCCAGTTTGCCGTGGGCATCATCTCGGCGGTGGAGCAGATCACGGGCCGCGGTGCGGTGTTTGTGCCCGTGTCCAACGCCGGGCTCTGTCTCGACGACATTCAGGGGGCCATCGCCCGCGCGCTCGACGATACCGGCGCACAGGTCATCTTCACCGACCTGCCCGCCGGCAGTTGCACCATGGCTGTGCGCCGGCTCGTACGCGAGCGCCCCGGCACGGTGCTCGTCACCGGCATCAATCTCTCGCTGCTGCTGGACTTTGCCATGCAGGATCTGCCCACCGACGGCGACGCGCAGACAGCCCTTCACATGGCCGTGCAAACGGCGGTCGAGCGTGGTCGTGCCTCGCTGGCCGTGTATGGACTCGAGGTGCGGACTTGA
- the hprK gene encoding HPr(Ser) kinase/phosphatase: protein MTQRLTVGKLIERLKDSLELEVLGPAVGLDREITSPEASSPGLVLAGYINRFPYQRIQVLGETEITYLQSLDAAQRAAHLDQFFSFPIPCAFITKALEPPEPFMRLAEEAGVAIIRSRLKTAEFYRLIKPFLTDQFAPVTTMHGSLADVYGVGLFFTGKSGIGKSECVLDLVERGHRLVADDLVFVSRRGNDVLIGRGHELQRHFMEIRGVGLLDIPAIFGIHAVRQQKRLEVVVVLEEWDANAPVDRTGLDVQTIDILGVQIPKITVHLNPGKNITVIAEVIAMNHLLRYYRGYDSATAFNERLMGQMRRKSDVQRYLQEDDE from the coding sequence GTGACACAGCGACTCACGGTGGGCAAGCTCATCGAGCGACTCAAGGACTCGCTCGAACTCGAGGTGCTGGGCCCCGCCGTGGGGCTCGACCGCGAAATCACGAGCCCCGAGGCGTCGAGCCCGGGCCTCGTGCTCGCAGGCTACATCAATCGCTTTCCGTATCAGCGCATTCAGGTGCTCGGCGAAACCGAGATCACCTACTTGCAGTCGCTCGACGCCGCGCAGCGGGCCGCGCATCTCGATCAGTTCTTCAGCTTTCCCATACCCTGCGCCTTCATCACCAAGGCGCTCGAGCCGCCCGAACCCTTCATGCGCCTGGCCGAAGAAGCCGGCGTGGCCATCATCCGCTCGCGACTGAAAACGGCGGAGTTCTACCGGCTCATCAAGCCCTTCCTCACCGACCAGTTTGCGCCCGTCACCACCATGCATGGCTCACTCGCCGACGTGTATGGCGTGGGCCTGTTCTTCACGGGCAAGAGTGGCATCGGCAAGTCGGAGTGTGTGCTCGATCTCGTCGAGCGCGGCCATCGGCTCGTGGCCGACGATCTGGTGTTCGTGTCGCGGCGCGGCAACGATGTGCTGATTGGACGCGGACACGAGCTGCAGCGGCATTTCATGGAAATCCGCGGCGTGGGTCTGCTGGACATTCCCGCCATCTTCGGTATTCATGCCGTGCGCCAGCAGAAGCGCCTCGAGGTGGTGGTGGTGCTCGAGGAGTGGGACGCCAACGCGCCAGTCGATCGCACGGGCCTCGATGTGCAGACCATCGACATTCTTGGCGTCCAGATTCCCAAGATCACCGTGCACCTCAACCCCGGCAAGAATATCACCGTCATTGCCGAGGTGATCGCCATGAACCATCTCCTGCGCTATTATCGCGGGTACGATTCGGCCACGGCGTTCAACGAACGACTCATGGGGCAGATGCGCCGCAAGTCCGATGTGCAGCGCTATCTTCAGGAGGATGACGAGTAG
- a CDS encoding glycosyltransferase family 4 protein: protein MSAGTTAPLRLAVVNWQCRENPMAGGAEIHLHEIFGRLAAMGHEVVLLCGGWPGCPPRAVLDGIEVHRVGTRQSFPFLARRYWHRHLADRGLQVLVEDINKVPLFTTTWRVPQVVGLVPHLFGATAFQELSVPLATAVWLSEKPLPFMYRGRPFQAISESTRDDLVSRGLAARDIRVIFPGIDSTHYTPDSAMRADRPVFAYLGRLKKYKGVDLVLKAFAACNLPDATLEVAGAGEFRGELEQLAVQLCVADRVHFLGRIDEAAKCALLRRAWATLFASPKEGWGITNLEAAASGTPVVASNSPGIRESVKHGVTGYLVPHGDTAAMAAYMHQLGNDRAQVEQLGVRARQFAEGFTWEHAARETERHLREVVHEVLHGEAGPT from the coding sequence GTGAGCGCGGGCACCACAGCGCCTCTGCGGCTCGCGGTCGTCAACTGGCAGTGCCGCGAAAATCCCATGGCCGGTGGCGCGGAAATCCATCTGCACGAAATCTTCGGCCGTCTTGCTGCCATGGGGCACGAGGTGGTGTTGCTCTGCGGCGGATGGCCCGGCTGTCCGCCGCGCGCCGTGCTCGATGGCATCGAAGTGCATCGGGTCGGCACACGGCAGTCGTTTCCGTTTCTGGCGCGCCGCTATTGGCACCGGCATCTGGCCGATCGTGGTCTGCAGGTGCTGGTCGAGGACATCAACAAGGTGCCGCTCTTCACCACCACCTGGCGCGTGCCGCAGGTGGTGGGGCTCGTGCCGCATCTCTTTGGCGCCACGGCCTTTCAGGAACTCTCGGTGCCGCTGGCCACCGCGGTCTGGCTGTCGGAGAAGCCGCTGCCCTTCATGTATCGCGGCCGTCCCTTCCAGGCCATCAGCGAAAGCACCCGCGATGACCTCGTGAGCCGTGGACTGGCGGCCCGCGATATCCGCGTCATCTTCCCCGGCATCGACAGCACGCACTACACACCCGATTCGGCCATGCGCGCCGACCGGCCCGTGTTCGCGTATCTCGGACGCCTCAAGAAGTACAAGGGTGTGGACCTGGTGCTCAAAGCCTTCGCTGCCTGCAACCTGCCCGATGCCACGCTCGAAGTGGCAGGCGCTGGCGAGTTCCGCGGTGAACTGGAGCAATTGGCCGTGCAGCTTTGTGTCGCCGATCGGGTGCACTTTCTGGGCCGCATCGATGAAGCCGCCAAGTGTGCGCTGCTGCGCCGCGCCTGGGCCACGCTGTTTGCCTCGCCCAAGGAAGGCTGGGGCATCACCAACCTCGAAGCAGCGGCCAGTGGCACACCGGTGGTGGCCTCCAACTCGCCCGGCATTCGCGAGTCCGTCAAGCACGGGGTGACGGGCTATCTCGTGCCGCACGGCGACACCGCGGCCATGGCGGCGTATATGCACCAACTGGGCAACGACCGCGCACAGGTGGAACAGTTGGGGGTACGAGCACGGCAGTTCGCCGAAGGCTTCACCTGGGAACACGCGGCCCGGGAAACCGAACGCCACCTGCGCGAGGTGGTCCACGAAGTGCTGCATGGGGAGGCAGGGCCGACGTGA
- the nusB gene encoding transcription antitermination factor NusB: protein MMADLRDDAFWDTPTQEPLAPARGKRSNRPATKTERLETRGRARALQALYAADLRDLTQLKRIAITVFDDLAIDQGEREFASKLVATVAEYGPRLDAELAEVTANWRLERLGAIERSVLRLAAAELQRNETPVKVVLQEAVHLAERYGTARSARFVNGVLDAYARKLGRL, encoded by the coding sequence ATGATGGCCGACCTTCGCGACGACGCCTTCTGGGACACGCCCACACAGGAGCCGTTGGCTCCCGCCCGTGGCAAGCGCAGCAACCGCCCCGCCACCAAGACCGAGCGCCTCGAAACACGCGGCCGCGCGCGCGCGCTGCAGGCGCTCTATGCCGCCGACCTGCGTGACCTCACGCAGCTCAAGCGCATTGCCATCACGGTCTTCGACGATCTCGCCATCGATCAGGGGGAACGCGAGTTCGCCTCGAAGCTCGTGGCCACCGTGGCCGAGTATGGTCCGCGACTTGATGCGGAGCTGGCCGAGGTGACGGCCAACTGGCGTCTCGAGCGCCTCGGGGCCATCGAGCGTTCGGTGCTGCGTCTGGCGGCCGCCGAGCTGCAACGCAACGAAACGCCCGTCAAGGTCGTGCTGCAGGAAGCCGTGCATCTGGCCGAACGCTATGGCACCGCGCGCAGCGCGCGCTTCGTGAACGGGGTGCTCGACGCCTACGCCCGGAAACTCGGACGGTTGTGA
- the ribH gene encoding 6,7-dimethyl-8-ribityllumazine synthase has product MAEFSGEPRGEGRRIVVVASRFNEGITVPLAEGAVSALVEHGVRFEDIDVCWVPGAWELPVAVRRALSTERYDAAVAVGAIVRGDTPHFDVVVNESSRGLMEASRDFDVPVTMGVLTTDTMAQAEERAGGVHGNKGADAALAALEVLDLFDRAFADVFDDDEDA; this is encoded by the coding sequence GTGGCTGAATTTTCCGGAGAACCGCGCGGCGAGGGACGACGCATCGTCGTCGTCGCGAGCCGTTTCAATGAGGGCATCACCGTGCCGCTCGCCGAGGGCGCCGTGAGCGCGCTCGTCGAGCACGGGGTGCGCTTCGAAGACATCGACGTGTGCTGGGTGCCCGGCGCATGGGAACTGCCCGTGGCCGTGCGCCGCGCGCTGTCCACCGAGCGCTACGACGCCGCCGTGGCCGTTGGCGCCATCGTGCGCGGCGACACGCCGCACTTCGATGTCGTGGTCAACGAATCCTCACGCGGTCTCATGGAAGCCTCGCGGGATTTTGACGTGCCCGTCACCATGGGTGTGCTCACCACCGACACCATGGCCCAGGCCGAGGAGCGCGCCGGGGGCGTGCACGGCAACAAGGGCGCGGACGCCGCACTGGCGGCGCTTGAAGTACTCGACCTGTTCGACCGCGCGTTTGCCGATGTGTTCGACGACGACGAGGACGCATGA